One genomic window of Actinoalloteichus hoggarensis includes the following:
- a CDS encoding DUF5753 domain-containing protein, translated as MVRKGVRTCSGGLIPGLLQTEEYIRAVIRGAAPNFRSSEEELRVTARMTRQQRLADGDPLHLTAVNSEAALRQCVGGIAVLGSQLEHLVTLMERHPENLDVRMIPFTAGSFDALDGSGFYLIGFASPRLPTLAWRETVTSTSLIDHTMTVREYTLACHQAEERSLDREESLRLVFGTPPRSCRERQVFQRPATRGTVDQVHP; from the coding sequence ATGGTGCGGAAGGGCGTCCGGACCTGCAGCGGCGGGCTGATTCCCGGTCTGTTGCAGACCGAGGAGTACATCCGCGCGGTCATCCGAGGTGCAGCGCCGAATTTTCGGTCGTCCGAGGAGGAGCTGCGCGTCACCGCCAGGATGACACGGCAGCAACGGCTCGCAGACGGTGATCCACTGCACCTGACCGCCGTGAACAGCGAGGCGGCCCTGCGCCAGTGCGTCGGCGGCATCGCCGTACTCGGTAGTCAGCTCGAACACCTGGTGACGCTCATGGAACGACATCCCGAGAACCTGGACGTTCGCATGATTCCCTTCACGGCGGGCAGCTTCGATGCGCTCGACGGTTCCGGCTTCTACCTGATCGGCTTCGCGAGCCCACGCCTACCGACGCTCGCCTGGCGGGAGACCGTCACGTCCACTTCTCTGATCGATCACACGATGACCGTCCGGGAGTACACTCTGGCCTGTCACCAGGCAGAGGAACGCTCGCTCGATCGTGAGGAGTCGCTTCGCCTGGTTTTCGGGACACCGCCAAGGAGTTGTCGTGAACGGCAGGTCTTCCAGCGGCCGGCCACACGAGGCACAGTGGATCAAGTCCACCCGTAG
- a CDS encoding serine/threonine-protein kinase, whose amino-acid sequence MESLAEDDPRTIERYRLFGRLGEGGMGRVFLALSSDGRTVALKLIHRHLIADPLFRGRFRQEVAAARLVSGAYTAPLMDADAEAEVPWLATVYVPGPSLRGAVAESGPLPVSAVRTLAAGLAAALREVHRVNLIHRDLTPANVLLTEDGPRVIDFGITRAADSTGGLTATGMLVGSPGFLSPEQVEGDDVTQASDVFALGATLCFAASGTGPFGTASSAALLYRVVHAEPELSALPAAVRAIVAPCLSKNPADRPTPDDLLAQIGPVDTGDAWLPMPVVDLIADQRAQVRALRADLPPATPGQGSPVPAALAGEAAPVASAPASDELDEMDAPTTRSRVAAPRPNPMPHTLVSGLPAPTGHPVSEAGAQGPRPPVPTHLQPFPVDTASAQSGFHQVPGRPVTAVHRMQPRPRRTRRGTVAWVAVAAVVLIAVIAAVAVFLTRERRGDAVPGNGSAVDGGGSAVDGEDGGGTEPVDTAVGDVAAAFLGDWAGLIESPDGDARSVFATISLTGGTVGGSVGTFTRHVSGCSSALILDAATDTRLELHERDLETEKDDEDCEEPETTTLDLLVDGTIRYTSDDPRRSGTFATALDALPAGFAGEWTGRVLPAGEDEDEDDEAVDVVLTLTEGGAGDEIGEYVRPAGGCVATLTFERAAQDRVSVTETDQGTVNEGFECVEPESTVLTLTEDGALRYQSFEPDRAGVLQQG is encoded by the coding sequence ATGGAGTCCTTGGCGGAGGACGATCCGAGGACGATCGAGCGGTATCGCCTGTTCGGCAGGCTCGGGGAAGGCGGGATGGGCCGGGTGTTCCTGGCGCTGTCCTCCGACGGGCGCACGGTGGCCCTCAAGCTGATCCATCGACATCTCATCGCCGACCCGCTTTTCCGAGGCCGGTTCCGGCAGGAGGTGGCGGCGGCCCGCCTGGTCAGCGGTGCCTATACGGCCCCGCTGATGGACGCCGACGCGGAGGCGGAGGTGCCCTGGCTGGCCACCGTCTACGTGCCGGGTCCCTCATTGCGGGGCGCGGTCGCCGAGTCCGGTCCGCTGCCGGTGTCCGCCGTGCGCACTCTCGCGGCCGGGCTGGCCGCCGCGCTGCGCGAGGTGCACCGGGTCAACCTGATCCACCGCGATCTGACCCCGGCCAACGTGCTGCTCACCGAGGACGGTCCGCGCGTCATCGACTTCGGCATCACCCGCGCCGCCGACTCGACCGGCGGCCTCACCGCCACCGGGATGCTGGTCGGCTCGCCGGGATTCCTGTCGCCGGAACAGGTCGAGGGCGACGACGTCACGCAGGCCTCGGACGTCTTCGCGCTCGGTGCCACCCTGTGCTTCGCGGCCTCGGGCACCGGCCCCTTCGGCACGGCGTCCTCGGCGGCGCTGCTCTACCGGGTCGTGCACGCGGAGCCGGAGCTGTCGGCGCTGCCCGCGGCGGTGCGGGCCATCGTGGCGCCCTGCCTGTCCAAGAACCCTGCCGACCGGCCCACGCCGGACGACCTCCTCGCGCAGATCGGCCCGGTCGACACCGGGGACGCCTGGTTACCGATGCCCGTCGTGGACCTGATCGCCGACCAGCGGGCTCAGGTGCGTGCCCTGCGCGCCGACCTGCCGCCCGCGACCCCCGGCCAGGGCAGCCCGGTCCCGGCCGCTCTCGCCGGGGAGGCGGCACCCGTCGCTTCGGCGCCCGCGTCGGACGAGCTGGACGAGATGGACGCCCCCACGACGCGATCTCGGGTGGCGGCCCCACGTCCCAATCCCATGCCGCACACCCTGGTGTCCGGTCTGCCCGCGCCGACGGGGCACCCCGTCTCGGAGGCAGGGGCCCAGGGCCCCAGGCCGCCCGTCCCCACCCACCTTCAGCCGTTCCCCGTGGACACGGCCTCAGCGCAGTCCGGTTTCCATCAGGTGCCGGGCAGACCGGTCACGGCGGTCCACCGGATGCAGCCGCGCCCGCGTCGGACCCGCCGAGGCACCGTGGCGTGGGTCGCCGTCGCCGCGGTGGTCCTGATCGCCGTGATCGCCGCGGTCGCGGTGTTCCTCACCCGCGAGCGGCGCGGGGACGCGGTGCCCGGCAACGGGTCGGCGGTGGACGGCGGCGGATCCGCGGTGGACGGGGAGGACGGCGGCGGGACCGAACCCGTCGACACCGCCGTCGGCGACGTCGCCGCCGCCTTCCTCGGTGACTGGGCGGGGCTGATCGAGTCCCCCGACGGCGACGCCCGGTCGGTGTTCGCCACCATCAGCCTGACCGGCGGGACCGTCGGCGGCAGCGTCGGCACCTTCACCCGGCACGTCTCCGGCTGCTCGTCGGCGTTGATCCTGGACGCCGCCACCGACACCCGACTCGAGCTCCACGAGCGCGACCTGGAGACCGAGAAGGACGACGAGGACTGCGAGGAGCCGGAGACGACGACCCTGGACCTGCTGGTCGACGGGACGATCCGGTACACCAGTGACGACCCTCGGCGCTCCGGGACCTTCGCGACGGCCCTCGACGCCCTGCCCGCCGGCTTCGCGGGGGAATGGACCGGACGCGTGCTGCCCGCGGGCGAGGACGAGGACGAGGACGACGAGGCGGTGGACGTCGTGCTCACCCTGACCGAGGGCGGGGCGGGCGACGAGATCGGTGAGTATGTGCGGCCTGCGGGCGGCTGCGTGGCGACGCTCACCTTCGAACGCGCGGCCCAGGATCGCGTCAGCGTCACCGAGACCGACCAGGGCACCGTGAACGAGGGTTTCGAGTGCGTGGAGCCCGAGAGCACGGTGCTCACGTTGACCGAGGACGGCGCCCTGCGTTACCAGAGCTTCGAGCCGGATCGGGCGGGCGTTCTCCAGCAGGGCTGA
- the ilvD gene encoding dihydroxy-acid dehydratase, whose product MPQLRSRITTHGRNATGARALWRATGMTDGDFGKPIVAIANSYTQFVPGHVHLRDLGDVVAGAVREAGGVPREFHTIAVDDGIAMGHSGMLYSLPSREVIADAVEYMVEGHQADALVCISNCDKITPGMLNAAMRLNIPTVFVSGGPMEAGKAVVVDGVAQAPTDLITAISASANPGVDESGLSQVEQAACPTCGSCSGMFTANSMNCLTEALGLALPGNGSTLATHAARRELFLAAGRTVVEIAKRWYEQDDASVLPRSLANKDAFENAMALDMAMGGSTNTVLHVLAAAQEGEIDFTLADIEAISRRVPCLSKVSPNSDYHMEDVHRAGGIPAILGELYRGGMLHEDVRAVHSPSLRDWLAEWDVRGGEASEAAVELFHAAPGGVRTTEAFSTRNRWSSLDVDAEGGCIRDVAHAYTADGGLAVLRGNLAVDGAVIKTAGIDEELWHFEGPARVVESQEQAVEAILSKTIQAGEVLVVRYEGPSGGPGMQEMLHPTAFLKGTGMGKKCALITDGRFSGGSSGISVGHVSPEAADGGDIGLVQDGDRIVIDVRERRLELLVDPAVLAERRAKMEASERPWQPVDRQRHVSTALRAYAKLATSASTGAVRDVTR is encoded by the coding sequence GTGCCTCAGCTACGTTCCCGCATCACGACCCACGGCCGTAACGCGACCGGCGCCCGCGCGCTGTGGCGCGCCACCGGCATGACCGACGGTGACTTCGGCAAGCCGATCGTGGCGATCGCCAACTCCTACACCCAGTTCGTGCCCGGTCACGTGCACCTTCGCGACCTCGGTGACGTCGTCGCAGGCGCCGTCCGGGAGGCGGGCGGGGTGCCGCGCGAGTTCCACACGATCGCGGTCGACGACGGCATCGCCATGGGACACAGCGGGATGCTCTACTCGCTGCCCTCCCGCGAGGTCATCGCCGACGCGGTGGAGTACATGGTCGAGGGCCACCAGGCCGACGCGCTCGTCTGCATCTCCAACTGCGACAAGATCACGCCGGGGATGCTCAACGCCGCGATGCGGCTGAACATCCCCACCGTGTTCGTCTCCGGCGGTCCGATGGAGGCGGGCAAGGCGGTGGTGGTCGACGGCGTCGCCCAGGCACCGACCGACCTGATCACCGCGATCTCCGCCTCGGCCAATCCGGGCGTCGACGAGAGCGGACTCAGCCAGGTCGAGCAGGCGGCCTGCCCCACCTGCGGCTCCTGCTCCGGCATGTTCACCGCGAACTCGATGAACTGCCTGACCGAGGCGCTGGGTCTGGCCCTGCCGGGCAACGGGTCGACGCTGGCCACGCACGCCGCCCGCCGGGAGCTGTTCCTCGCGGCGGGTCGCACGGTCGTCGAGATCGCGAAGCGCTGGTACGAGCAGGACGACGCCTCGGTGCTGCCGAGGTCGCTGGCGAACAAGGACGCCTTCGAGAACGCCATGGCGCTGGACATGGCGATGGGCGGCTCCACGAACACCGTGCTGCACGTCCTGGCCGCCGCCCAGGAGGGCGAGATCGACTTCACGCTCGCCGACATCGAGGCGATCAGCCGCCGTGTGCCGTGCCTGTCGAAGGTGTCGCCCAACTCGGACTACCACATGGAGGACGTGCACCGGGCGGGCGGCATTCCAGCCATCCTCGGCGAGCTGTACCGGGGCGGGATGCTGCACGAGGACGTCCGCGCGGTGCACAGCCCCTCGCTGCGCGACTGGCTGGCCGAGTGGGACGTCCGCGGCGGGGAGGCCTCCGAGGCGGCGGTCGAGCTCTTCCACGCCGCGCCGGGCGGCGTGCGGACCACGGAGGCGTTCTCCACGCGGAACCGCTGGTCGTCGCTGGACGTGGACGCCGAGGGCGGCTGCATCCGCGACGTCGCACACGCCTACACGGCCGACGGCGGCCTGGCGGTGCTGCGCGGGAACCTCGCCGTGGACGGCGCGGTCATCAAGACGGCGGGCATCGACGAGGAGCTGTGGCACTTCGAGGGCCCGGCGCGGGTGGTCGAGAGCCAGGAGCAGGCCGTCGAGGCGATCCTGAGCAAGACGATCCAGGCGGGCGAGGTGCTGGTCGTCCGCTACGAGGGCCCCTCCGGCGGGCCGGGGATGCAGGAGATGCTGCACCCGACGGCGTTCCTCAAGGGCACCGGGATGGGCAAGAAGTGCGCGCTGATCACCGACGGTCGGTTCTCCGGCGGTTCCTCGGGGATCTCGGTGGGGCACGTCTCCCCGGAGGCGGCCGACGGCGGGGACATCGGCCTGGTGCAGGACGGCGACCGGATCGTCATCGACGTCCGGGAACGGCGCCTGGAACTGCTGGTCGACCCGGCCGTGCTGGCGGAGCGCCGCGCGAAGATGGAGGCGAGCGAGCGGCCGTGGCAACCGGTGGACCGGCAGCGACACGTCTCCACAGCCCTGCGGGCCTACGCGAAGCTGGCCACCTCGGCCTCCACCGGCGCGGTGCGGGACGTCACCCGCTGA